The following are encoded in a window of Streptosporangiales bacterium genomic DNA:
- a CDS encoding DUF2344 domain-containing protein, translated as MAKPQPDREADVPVQRLRVRYAKRGRLRFVSHRDFQRALERALRRAGVPVAFSGGFSPRPRISYAGAAPTGAASEAEYFEVSVTERVDPETIRLRLDASLPDGLDAVAVIEAPPGAPGLADLLVASRWEIVLPGVDESELAGAVDAFLAAETVEVERMTKKGLRRFDARAAVARGAVRAGPARSGDGSGGLCAILDLVVRHGTPAVRPDDVLTGLRDLTGLQPPSPAEVTRLTQGPWDDESGEMLDPFAPLTGAPRGT; from the coding sequence ATGGCCAAGCCGCAACCCGACCGCGAGGCCGACGTCCCCGTCCAGCGGCTGCGCGTCAGGTACGCCAAGCGCGGCCGCCTCCGGTTCGTGAGCCACCGCGACTTCCAGCGCGCGCTCGAACGGGCGCTGCGCCGGGCGGGCGTCCCGGTGGCGTTCTCCGGCGGGTTCAGCCCGCGCCCGCGCATCTCGTACGCGGGCGCCGCGCCGACGGGTGCCGCGAGCGAGGCCGAGTACTTCGAGGTGTCGGTCACGGAACGTGTCGACCCGGAAACCATCCGTCTCCGGCTCGACGCGTCGCTCCCGGACGGCCTCGACGCCGTGGCCGTGATCGAGGCGCCGCCCGGCGCGCCCGGCCTCGCGGATCTGCTGGTCGCGTCGCGGTGGGAGATCGTCCTGCCGGGCGTCGACGAGTCCGAGCTCGCCGGTGCGGTCGACGCCTTTCTCGCCGCGGAGACGGTCGAGGTCGAGCGCATGACGAAGAAGGGACTGCGCCGGTTCGACGCCCGCGCGGCGGTCGCCCGCGGCGCCGTCCGGGCAGGCCCGGCGCGTTCCGGCGACGGTTCGGGCGGGCTCTGTGCGATACTGGACCTGGTCGTCAGGCACGGCACACCCGCCGTTCGCCCTGATGACGTACTCACCGGCCTTCGTGACCTGACCGGTCTGCAGCCGCCGTCACCCGCTGAGGTGACGAGGCTCACTCAGGGGCCGTGGGACG
- a CDS encoding NUDIX domain-containing protein yields the protein MEVAVAHEPEAAALGVPDAQPLDGDVGLAVGLRLGHEPTLRSCLPGSAGGRRYGQRVTVEADVTVDVNVAYRWQAALVPSRLPVTGVYGLLLDGTGRCLIQVRADGSTHLPGGMPDPRDVDLFGTLRREAWEESQVVVTEVVHLGYQEVGCRGGPAYAHVGTVGRICRFEPRRPDVDGGQTYHRYLARLADVPALLGWGHPATALAEAASRVATRWWRLPVDAPAAHPGYVD from the coding sequence CTGGAAGTCGCGGTGGCTCACGAACCGGAGGCGGCCGCGCTTGGCGTACCTGACGCGCAGCCGCTGGACGGGGACGTCGGCCTCGCGGTCGGGTTGCGGCTTGGCCATGAGCCGACCCTACGGTCGTGCCTGCCGGGATCGGCGGGCGGTCGGCGGTACGGTCAGCGTGTGACGGTTGAGGCTGATGTGACTGTTGATGTCAATGTTGCCTATCGCTGGCAGGCGGCGCTGGTGCCGAGCCGGCTGCCCGTCACCGGCGTGTACGGGCTGCTGCTCGACGGCACGGGACGCTGCCTGATCCAGGTACGCGCCGACGGCTCCACCCACCTCCCCGGCGGCATGCCGGACCCGCGCGACGTCGACCTGTTCGGCACGCTGCGGCGCGAGGCGTGGGAGGAGAGCCAGGTCGTCGTCACCGAGGTCGTCCACCTCGGGTACCAGGAGGTCGGCTGTCGGGGCGGTCCCGCGTACGCCCACGTGGGCACCGTGGGCCGCATCTGCCGGTTCGAGCCGCGCCGGCCCGACGTCGACGGCGGCCAGACGTACCACCGCTACCTCGCCAGGCTCGCCGACGTCCCCGCGCTGCTCGGCTGGGGGCACCCGGCCACCGCGCTCGCCGAGGCCGCGTCCCGGGTCGCCACGCGCTGGTGGCGCCTCCCGGTCGACGCTCCCGCGGCGCATCCGGGCTACGTCGACTGA